In Malaclemys terrapin pileata isolate rMalTer1 chromosome 22, rMalTer1.hap1, whole genome shotgun sequence, the DNA window TCCACGGAATTCCACCCTTTGGCTTTTGGAAAACTAGTAGAAATTTCCCATTATTTAGAATGCTGCATGTACTGTGACTGACTTAGCCTGTATTTTATTCCCCCACCACCTCCAAATTCCCCCTGCTAATCTCAGGCTTTAACTGCAGGTACGTCTCTTGTGTTCTTGGTTGTCCCTATGAAGGAAAGATTGCCCCTGCTAAGGTTGCAGAGGTGAGTACACAATAAATGTAGCCAGAGGCTATCTACTCCTCTGTATGCTTGGGACAAGAATCCGGTGCCCTGAGCTGCTTGGAGGTTTGCTTTTTGCACGAGACAGAATAGGGTGCTGTTTGCTTGTGGAGATGCACCTGGATATTTAATGACCACATCTCCCACCAAGAATTAGGGTTGTTCTTGCCAATTGCCAGCTCAGTGAGGAAGTGAATGCTAAGACAGATTTAATTGGAAGTAGTATTCATCGCTTCTTGTCCTCAACTGTGTGTATCTAGTGTTCCTGGGTGCCGTCTAATgattgttctgttccaccccagaggtggctgcattttcagGGCAAGTGAAACGATCCCTCTCTATAGCTTGTCTcaatttgtgaagtgctttgggatcctaaTAGCAAATCTGTTTTCTCATCAAGTGTGTCATTTTTGGGAGCAGGTATCCAAGAAGATGTACTCCATGGGGTGCTACGAGATTTCCCTGGGTGACACCATTGGTGTTGGGACCCCTGGGagcatgaaggaaatgctctctgCTGTCATGAAAGAGGTACCCGTCGGGGCCCTTGCTGTTCACTGCCATGATACCTATGGGCAGGCTCTCGCCAACACCTTAGTAGCACTTCAGGTAACTGTTCCTTTACTTCAGTGAACAGTCTCTGTGGGTTTTGTCTCCCCTCATGTGCCGAGGGTCTCTCACCCTCCCCTttcctgtgtgtgcatgtgtagctATATATGCAAACCAAGAAAATCACGGTGGGTGTGCGTGAAAACTGTCACAAGTCCCGTAGTTGTGCCTCGGTTTGGTTCACCCTTGGGGTTCTTCACCCAGTGGTATCCGAGTAATGGATTATGCTGGGTTCCATAGGGGCTGCAGTAACTAGACTCAACGTTCTTTGCAGTGAGCGGTATCTGAAACAAGCATTTTGGTAAGTTTGCTGCAGCCCGTGCTTTGCTCACAAATTACAACAGTCAAACTGCTGTAGCAAGGGAGGTGTTACTAGCACTTTACGGCCCTGAGAATGAGTTAATAGAAGATCAGGCGTATGTGCAAACTAGTACAGGACGTTTCTATCGGAATATCATTGATACGGGCTGGTCTCGTGTCATGTGACACATGAGAGTAAAACGAGCGTGCTGGGTGCTTCACCTCTCTGGGCTGCATTAGAGACCAGACGAGCGATTCTCAGGGCTGTCAGTTGCCTGGATTTGGTTGCATCTGCAGCACAGCTCACCCCTACCCAGCCAGGAGCGAGGGACTGACCGGGGCACTGTCCAGAATGCCTGTTCAGTTCTTCTAATAAAACTCTCCCCCGGGCCAGAGGATGCTTGTACCTTTGGCCCAAAGGTGGGCAGTGTTATTGCTCTGATTTACAGTACCGGTACGATGGGACCAGAGCTGCAGAcagttttacagatgcctgtTTTGTATTCAGATGGGGGTGAGTGTGGTCGATTCCTCAGTTGCTGGTCTCGGAGGCTGCCCGTACGCACAAGGAGCATCAGGAAATGTAGCTACAGAAGACTTAGTGTACATGCTACATGGCCTGGGGATTCATACCGTAAGTACAGCGGGCTCACAGCTGTCACGGCACTGCGTGCTCACACTGCTCTCTCTAATGGGGCTTCCATCAGGGCTCAATACATGGCTTTGAAACTTGACCTACAGACACCCTGACCGGCAGACGTAGCTTCCCTGTACTCACGTGGCTGCCACACAAATATAGTGAGGCTCTGTCTGGCTGAAAGAGCCCTTGTTGTCTGGCACGGCACGGCAAGGATAGGGGAGTGAGTTGGAATCAGTGAGCCTGGACTTGGGGCTGTTAAAGCAAACAGCCAGAAAACCCAGCCCACACTGAGCAGTAACAAGGAACGAACTTCCTACACGCCACCTTTCTACGAGTGCACAAGGGAAAGAATATGGGCCCGTCTGATCCTTGTTCCAGCTTCAAAGATCattgtgtcccccccccctctctGGTTTTAGCCTCGCTCCTTTATGGTGCCTTTGATCTTgagcttctccctcccctgctcctttccCTGAGTGCACACGAAGGAATGCATGACTTTAAATGccgctgtcatagaatcataggatatcagggttggaagggaccttaggaggtcatctagtccaaccccctgctcaaagcaggaccaatccccagacagatttttgctccagatccctaagtggccccctcaaggattgaactcacaaccctgggtttagcaggccaatgctcaaaccactgagctatacctcccACTAGTGACCAGTTGCCAAGAGTCTTACCAAAACAGCATAGCATTTTCCAAAGCTGCCCACTAGTCTGGAACATGGTGGCATAGTTATGCAGCCCACCCAGCAGGTGCATGTACAAACTGTTGTATTTCTATCTCGTAAAGGGAGTGGATCTACAGAAGCTGATGGAGGCAGGTATGTTTATCTGCAAAGCACTGAACAGAAGAACCAGTTCCAAAGTGGTTCAGGCTTCCAGCAGACTGTGACACGCATCAGTTTCTCCTCCGACAAGTCAGTGAAGAAAGCCTTGGTGAGGATCTGGAGCCTTGCCAAgtttacatttgctgtctgggtTGTTCTTAAATATTCACCAAGTCCAAAGCCCAAAAGGGAACGGGAGACTATATAGTAGAATCtacaaagaaatgaaataaacaaGAATGCTTTAGCAAGACCTCCATGAACATGTTACACATCTTTAAAGAGAGGGGAGCTGGCCTCTGACAGCGCTGTCGTGAAATGGACAAACTTGTATCTGAGGAAAGAGTAAGGGACATACTGTTGCTTTTATGCAAAGAACAGAAGGCAGTAGGCACCTTGGAAATTTCTTTGAGCTTTCTTGATGGGggtaatgtttgtttgtttgagattAACAGGGAGCTCAGAAGAGCAGCCACTCAGGTTAATTACCACCTCCAGGGGATTGTCCGCATAGGACTAACACTACAGTGCACCCAGTTAGAGCACTTTCCTTGGGTCAGACTTGTGCTAGCTTCTCAGAACAGCATGGAGCAATCCTCTCCTCGCATCACAAGCAAAAGTTACGATTGAAAACGCAAGGAAGCACCTTTATTCTATACATCGGAGTGAATATCAAGGGTGTCGATCCAGCTTTGGATCTAGCTCTGAGTATTCGGTAGTGGAGGAGGGTATGGGGTCATAAGATGCTTTTCAGTTAATTGTCAGTTGTGTTAGGGAAAGATTAATATTTTAGATGATAAAATCTGTGAGTAGCAAAAATCTGGTGTGATTAAACCAGGGGGGAAGAACAACTTAGTACTAAATGTGTGGCAGGAAATCGTATCAGGATAACTACTGTGTGAGCAGCATGCTAATGGGAGAGTGTGGAAGAAGTGCCTTATGGTTACTGCCCTGCAGAGAAAATCTAGAccaaggttctcaaacttcattgcaccgcgactcCCTTCtgtcaacaaaaattactacatgaccccaggatgggGACCGAAGCCTGATCCTGCCCAAGCCGCACTGCCTCAGGTGGTGGGGCCAAAGTCTGAGCCCCAACACCCCGGGtcagggggccaaagcccaagggcttcagccccaggctgtaacctgagccccaccgcacagggttgaagcccttgggcttcagctttggtccCGGATGGTGggtttggctttggccctgggcagcaAGTCttagccagccctgccaacctcATTcaaatggggtcccaacccacagtttgagaaccgctgatctagaccAACAGGGCAAGAAGAAATTAAACAGAACTAGTGTAATTTCTGTACTTCGCTTGAATTTCTCATATCAGCTGGAATTGTCAGCCGTTCAGTTTCTACGGAACTCTGATCACTgaacaaattattaattttttcataaaaatatggATTTATTAAAAATAGCCTGAGCCAGTTACTAATACACAAAGCTTGTATTGATGGCGGGTGGGCGTCTGTTTCATGGCTAACCTctgcttattattatttactttccactGGGATGATCTTTACAGCACCAACATCCTTTTTGCAAAACACTGGAATCATAAATATGTTTATGTAACAtcaataaattatattttaaaatgaccatGTTCAGTGCCTGTTAGTGTCCAGCTGATGTGCCAATAACGCCAGGttagttttaaaaatgcattaaattgTTACAGCATGGGTAATAGTGACATTGGTGCTCCTGCCCTGGAGCGGGGTTCTGTTTTAACAGCTGTCTGTCTCAATCTGTCCCTGAGACACAGGAATGGAGCATTTTGCGGGTACCACTTGGCTTTAACTCCTAGGGATGGAGTGTTTTCATAACAGTACTGTTTGTTAGTTACTGTAGTACAGCATCAACCCCTTGGCAGTGAATGCCACTAGATGGCAGCATTCGGCAATCACAGCAGTAGTTGCTCTCGCTCTAGCCATAGAGCTGATGTTGGAATTCAGCAAACTCCAAGGCTGGAGAGTGGGAATAAAATCCCTCTCTGTAGCTCCATGGAAATACAAAATCTCTCGTGAACCAGCCGAGGGGTTACGGAAAAACCTCGCTGGGGCTATTTGCTCAGGCCAGGCTGATTTGTGGTTTAGAGATTGGGGGGGGCACACTCTGGGAGTGATTGGGGTTGCTCTTTGCCCTACTCTCCTGTGACTAGTGGCTCAGATTCCGagctgccaaccctccaggattgtcctggagtctccaggaattaaatgatctttaattaaagatagtCATGTGATGAAATCCCCAGCAATACTTCAACCAGAACTGGCAACCCTGCTTAGCATGCAGGGCCCAGTTCCCCAGGCTGCAATACTGCACAGGGCCCTGCCTGCTTGTGCTGCAGCCTGGGACCACAAGGGATGCAGCTGCCACCCCGTTGCAAAGGGGAGGCTGCAGAAATCCCAAGGCCAAGTCCTGGGGGCAGGACAATGGCCTGACCCCAGTTCTGAGTGTAGTACTGCAAGTTACCACCTCCTTCGGAGGAAGGAATGGTTTCctccaatttctctctctccccccccccccttaatagCCAGAGTGGTTTGGTCTaagtcctttctctccctccacaGGCAGCGATGGTCTGAGCCAGTCTAGCTCCCTACCCCGCGTCTCTCCCCGCCCCGAGCTAAGTGGTTTGATCCAGCGCTCCGCGTTTGGCTCGATTTGGCCATGTCGCGTGCCCGTACCGTGAGGGCGGGAGTGACACGTTCCCATGGGGAAGCGGCTGCGTGTCCCTGAGGCCCGGGGTGGGGCCTCTTCTCTTAAAGGGGCCGCGCCACGGGCGGGAGCCGGGAAGAGCCGAGACCGTCGCGGTGAGTGACCCTGCCGGGGACGTGGTAgcagaacgggggggggggcgagggcaCAGCTCGGGGGCCCCGCCAAATGGGGGGTGTCGGTTAGTGCAGGGGTTGGTGGGGGAGTGCtggctagtgcaggggtcggtgtgtgggggggtgctggcTAGTGGGTGGGGATCCTGGCTAGTGCAggggtcagtggggggggggtgctggctagtgcaggggtctggggggggtGCTGGCTagtgggtgggggtcagggatcctggctagtgcaggggtcggtgggggggggggggtgctggctagtgggtgggggtcagggatcctggctagtgcaggggtcggtgggggggggggtgctggctagtgggtgggggtcagggatcctggctagtgcaggggtcagtggggggggggtgctggctagtgggtgggggtcagggatcctggctagtgcaggggtcggtgggaggtggggggggtgctggctagtgcaggggtctggggggggtGCTGGCTAGTGGGTGGGGGGGCGAGGATTCTGGCTTGTgcaggagtcgggggggggggtgctggctagtgggtgggggtcagggatCCTGGCTAGTCAGCATGGGGGTGTCggttagtgcaggggtcggctgCCCCAGTAGAGTCCGGCCCCTCCTGGAGCACCGACACCCGTGGTGAGAGAAGTGGGATCCTGGGGTGAATCTGAATGCTGCCCCTCCACATTCACCGCTGGCAccagggcgtggggggggggggcgcagggccATGTGAGGAAGGGGCTGCCCACGCCACCCCCCCGAGCCACAGAGAGaggggctgagccctggggaCACAGGCTGCAGTCAGGCTCTTTCCAGGGAGGCTCTGTTCTCAGGGGACCCACCCCGAAGGACAGACCCATCCCCAAGGCCATTCGTGCCTCACACCTGCCTAGGTTCCAGGCCGgcaaggggctcagggtgtgGCTGTCACTGACCTTCCCATATCGCCTCCCGGAAGGCAGACCGGCTCCTGTCCCTCTAATCAGCCAGCGCAGTCCTACTGCCTGACCACGTGGCCCCATTCACACACCCGCTGGACAGGGAGCCTGTTGGTCCTGCTAGGCACATTAGTTTTGTTCTGACCTGAAACAGGGATTCAGGCAGCGGTAGCAGTGGGATACGTTTGCCATCCCCGGTGCAGAGGGGGCAGCAGGTTCCAGCTCAGACTCCCAGCTAAGCGTAGAGGGTGATCACCTCCCGCAGGGGGAACAGACTGGAAACCTGCTTTGGACCTTAACTGAGCTTTTAAGGGTGGTTGAGGCAGCACTTTACAAACGTTAACTGACACCCTGGGAGGTAGTTACCCttatcccattttacacatggcgAAACAGAAGAACAGAGAAGTTCGGTCACCTGTCTAATTcccacagtggcagagctgggaatcccTACTCCCAGGCCCCTGGGCTCCATATTCAAATTAGGTTATGTAATTTGAGGATTTGGTTTAGacgtttggttttttttttccttccccttaaTTTATTATATAGCAACATAAGCAAAAGACTGTCCCCTCCATGCAGCTGCCTGCAGGCGGTTCAGGTTTCCCTGTTACTCTTTTACCCACTTCCTCTTTCGTGGAGAAGTTTGCTGAAGGTGGAGAAAGTGCACCTGGCAGGTGGAGATTTGCAGACGTCATGTGCTGTGTGCTgtacccccttcctcccagcagccGTGCCCATTGAAAGCGGATGCTGAGCTCACGTTTCAGACCTTTCCTGTAAAACGACTTAGAAAAAGAAATCAAATCAGTGTCCTGCATGAAGTGTCAGCCCGAAGGTTCCAGTTCTTATTTTGAACCAGTCCGGCGTGCAGATGGTGATGCCTTAGGCTTATGTGAGTCAATAAGCAAGAATTTTGTACACCAGCAGGTAGCTCAGGATTTCAATAGCTGCTTGGTTCCAACTCATAGGCTGTGATGGAGGCTGGTGCCTCGATTTACATTAGGGGTATTTAAACACCCAGATGCATAGGGCAAAGGGGATGGCTTTGGGGGCTAGCCAAGCCTCCCACCAACGGACTGTACAACCTAATAAAGCAAGTGACGCTAGTGACCCCAGAACTGGTGCAAAATCCATGCCGGTGGTGGTGGTATGTGTGCTTAGGTGTGTGAGGAGCCTTAATCTGGATAGTTAAATGCTATCTGAAAAGGAGGGAGAATGGGAACTGCCTTGGGAGGGAGAGCAGATAGCAGGGACTTAACCTGTGTTGCAAAGCCGGGAGTGCCAGGTGCCAGTGAGTGCTTTACACACCTGAGTCATGGGCAGGTCCTGCAGCTACATACCTCCATTGGGGCCTCAGGTGATAGCAGATTGGACTGTGCTGTTAGGCGGGATGGGACGGGGAGGCCAGGCCAGACCTCACTGTATTTCCTGGCTTTAGCCCACCCAGCCTCCTTTTACTCTCATAGTCTGTATGGGGGGCCTCACGCTGTCCAGCCCAGAAGAAAGTGGATCTGTTTGCTAACAGAGTCCATTGAAGAAGGAGCCCCTTGCATCACTTCCTGCTCAGCCTTTCCCGCTCCCTTGACAGCAGAAGGACAGAAGCCTCCTTGAGCAGGAGGAATGACTCAGGAAGGCTGTGCCAGGTTGGCATCAGGGCGTTTAGAACTAAACTGTTGGCGCTTCAGAGCGGCCTGTGTGTGAGGGAAGGCTGGAGTGCGTTTCCGGCCGGCTGGCTGTACTAGACAGCACAGACAAGCAGCTAATGTTTATTCCTGGGCAAAAGAGGGTGGATTTCCCCATAGACTTAGTCATTCCTGCCAGGTCAGAGACCTCCCCAGCTCCGGCTCTCTGGAACCTCTTTCCCTGCAGGGCATACGAAGGACTAGGAAACGTGGAAGGTAACCTCTGACTCCTAAGTGAGACCGCTTGAATAAGCTACACCCTGAAGAGTGGGAGAAAACGGCTTCGCTGGGCGTCCCCTCGGTGGAACCTACTCTCCCCACTACAGAGAGAAGAAGTGATTTAACTCCgctgcctccttcctccagctccccagctggccaCTCACAGGAAGAGCTGGCTAAGGACCCTCAGCTGGGTCCCTGCTcctcctggcaggcagggctctcTCCCTTGCAGAGAAATGGGGCTGGgcttatttgtttgtttggctaGATATGGAGCAGGTGGTTTGCTGTAGTCCCGACCTTTTCCATTTGGGGATGGGGTTAACCTGG includes these proteins:
- the HMGCL gene encoding hydroxymethylglutaryl-CoA lyase, mitochondrial isoform X1; the encoded protein is MLSETGLPVIEATSFVSPKWVPQMADHTEVLQGIQKFPGVSYPVLTPNLKGFQAAVAAGAKEVSIFGAASELFTKKNINCSIEESLQRFSEVMHAAGAAGIAVRGYVSCVLGCPYEGKIAPAKVAEVSKKMYSMGCYEISLGDTIGVGTPGSMKEMLSAVMKEVPVGALAVHCHDTYGQALANTLVALQMGVSVVDSSVAGLGGCPYAQGASGNVATEDLVYMLHGLGIHTGVDLQKLMEAGMFICKALNRRTSSKVVQASSRL